The following proteins are co-located in the Cydia fagiglandana chromosome 2, ilCydFagi1.1, whole genome shotgun sequence genome:
- the LOC134679619 gene encoding uncharacterized protein LOC134679619 — MFKFLPVVFAILAVSAAVNFEYLDNGIEYDVSPNMISAVPFPYHEGYMTRGVGNRVANLEPSPAYAAVIEPEEPKSAIVATKLGLVATVVSFAVACVKKAIFFAIKNWSGLILGSAVALGICKLTPLCDKGHTLIELQREIRSLATPQRIARATEIVEDAIRKYSAMQ, encoded by the exons atgtttaagTTTCTACCAGTAGTCTTTGCCATTTTGGCAGTTTCAGCAGCAGTAAATTTTGAATATTTGGACAATGGAATTGAATATGACGTTTCACCGAAC ATGATTTCGGCAGTGCCATTTCCATATCACGAGGGGTATATGACGAGGGGTGTAGGCAATAGAGTAGCGAACCTCGAGCCGAGCCCAGCGTACGCCGCAGTGATTGAACCCGAGGAGCCAAAATCTGCAATCGTCGCCACTAAATTGGGTCTTGTGGCCACTGTTGTTTCC ttTGCAGTAGCCTGCGTAAAGAAAGCTATATTCTTCGCCATTAAAAACTGGTCTGGTCTGATCTTGGGATCCGCCGTAGCCCTCGGCATCTGCAAGCTCACTCCGCTTTGCGACAAGGGACATACACTTATTGAGCTTCAAAGGGAAATCCGTTCACTGGCCACTCCTCAGAGGATCGCGAGGGCAACCGAAATCGTGGAAGACGCGATCCGAAAATATAGTGCTATGCagtaa